One segment of Pseudodesulfovibrio sp. 5S69 DNA contains the following:
- a CDS encoding YfaP family protein gives MTDAPPTFCHWEVQPRSIRLSAGEFEQRIPLSLRGDVDAPVFATSNPEVAEIGPDGVIRCGWTIGNAVLMVWRSSARDSLRHVLLEVRDPSWFADHPDFASGATVFLSGMVVNALNTSGVGNALIEFRRSETGPTAFQTFANAYGGFELSVPEGFYYIEVTAPGYIAWHGWVNADPNTSGDIQIVLSPELDGQVARIVLQWGLNPRDLDSHLTGPTPSGGRFHVFYSHTIENEAAELDVDDTSSYGPETITIHRLIPGVYRYAVHDYTNRNANPSTGLAQSGASVKVFLSDGREQTFNVPNAPGTVWTVFEIDGAAGTVTAVNAMSYQSQPANVGM, from the coding sequence ATGACGGATGCCCCGCCAACCTTTTGCCACTGGGAGGTACAGCCTCGCTCCATCCGCCTCTCCGCTGGCGAGTTCGAGCAACGGATTCCGCTCTCACTGCGCGGCGACGTGGACGCCCCGGTCTTTGCCACCAGCAATCCGGAGGTCGCGGAGATCGGGCCGGACGGTGTCATTCGCTGCGGCTGGACCATCGGCAACGCCGTGCTCATGGTCTGGCGATCCTCGGCCCGGGACAGCCTTCGCCATGTTCTGCTGGAGGTCCGCGATCCGTCCTGGTTCGCCGACCACCCGGACTTTGCCAGCGGAGCCACGGTCTTCCTCAGCGGCATGGTGGTCAACGCCCTCAACACCAGCGGCGTCGGCAACGCGCTGATCGAATTCCGCCGCTCGGAAACCGGCCCGACGGCGTTCCAGACCTTCGCCAACGCCTATGGCGGGTTCGAGCTGTCCGTACCTGAAGGGTTCTATTACATAGAGGTCACCGCGCCGGGATACATCGCCTGGCATGGCTGGGTGAATGCCGACCCCAACACATCCGGCGACATCCAGATCGTTCTCTCGCCCGAACTCGACGGCCAGGTCGCCCGCATCGTGTTGCAGTGGGGCCTGAACCCCCGGGATCTCGATTCCCATCTCACCGGACCGACGCCATCCGGCGGCAGGTTCCATGTGTTCTATTCCCACACCATCGAAAACGAGGCGGCGGAATTGGACGTGGACGACACCAGTTCCTACGGGCCGGAGACCATCACCATCCATCGGCTCATCCCCGGTGTCTACCGCTACGCAGTCCACGACTACACCAACCGCAACGCCAATCCGAGCACCGGCCTGGCGCAGTCCGGAGCATCGGTGAAGGTGTTCTTGAGCGATGGCCGTGAGCAGACCTTCAACGTTCCCAACGCCCCCGGCACGGTCTGGACCGTGTTCGAAATCGACGGCGCGGCCGGAACAGTGACGGCGGTCAACGCCATGAGCTATCAATCCCAACCCGCCAATGTCGGCATGTAA
- a CDS encoding PAAR domain-containing protein, translated as MSSQARLGDISSHGGVIITGASRTLDNGMPVARMGDLHVCPIPGHGVTPIVTGSFDTITEGLPNARIGDITACGAIIVTGSPDTIDN; from the coding sequence ATGAGCTCCCAGGCGCGACTCGGCGACATCAGCAGTCACGGCGGCGTCATCATCACCGGAGCGAGCCGGACGCTGGACAACGGCATGCCGGTGGCCCGCATGGGGGATCTGCACGTCTGTCCCATCCCGGGGCATGGCGTGACGCCCATCGTGACCGGCAGCTTCGATACCATCACCGAAGGATTGCCCAACGCCCGCATCGGCGACATCACCGCCTGCGGAGCCATCATCGTCACCGGCAGTCCCGACACCATCGACAACTGA
- a CDS encoding phage baseplate assembly protein V, giving the protein MLETRDRQSEERYRNRWYGKYRAFVRDNNDPERLGRVRLEIPAVLGSGRENWSEWAAPCFLYGGNDDTGMFLIPEEGASVWAEFEGGVVQYPIWTGVWLAKSNPGEQPEESKRTCANAFCHDCEDKVEHQANRHDDLEHKKYHGHPPYYCPRLKVLLKTETGHTILADDRDGDELLRIIDRAGQILTMEGKVKPEMQSGNALRRGTKDAEKGDQLDIASQIVGSRARIQLTDLCRQQVILEAWQDKEKVHILSCDKGRSRWQKILIDTTKGREKVHIWGLNGTQEILVDSTAAAEQIRLTDKAGQVVRMNAAPGQESISATDKSGSLVFMDGVAGNIIIRSTNTVLINT; this is encoded by the coding sequence ATGCTTGAAACCCGCGACCGTCAATCCGAGGAACGCTACCGCAACCGCTGGTACGGCAAGTACCGGGCCTTCGTGCGCGACAACAACGACCCCGAACGCCTTGGCCGGGTCCGTCTGGAAATCCCAGCCGTGCTCGGTAGCGGACGGGAGAACTGGTCCGAATGGGCCGCGCCCTGTTTCCTCTACGGCGGCAACGACGACACCGGCATGTTCCTGATCCCCGAGGAAGGTGCCTCGGTCTGGGCCGAGTTCGAGGGCGGCGTCGTCCAGTATCCGATCTGGACCGGGGTCTGGCTGGCCAAGAGCAATCCCGGCGAACAGCCCGAGGAATCCAAGCGCACCTGCGCCAACGCCTTCTGCCATGACTGCGAGGACAAGGTCGAGCATCAGGCCAACCGGCATGACGATCTCGAACACAAGAAGTACCACGGCCATCCGCCGTATTACTGCCCGCGCCTGAAGGTCCTGCTCAAGACCGAAACCGGCCATACCATCCTGGCCGATGACCGCGACGGCGACGAGCTGCTGCGGATCATCGACCGCGCCGGGCAGATCCTCACCATGGAAGGGAAGGTGAAGCCGGAGATGCAGAGCGGCAACGCCCTGCGGCGAGGCACGAAGGACGCCGAGAAAGGCGACCAGCTCGACATCGCCTCGCAGATCGTCGGCTCCCGCGCCCGCATCCAGCTCACCGACCTCTGCCGCCAGCAGGTGATCCTCGAAGCCTGGCAGGACAAGGAGAAGGTCCACATCCTCTCGTGCGACAAGGGCCGCTCCCGCTGGCAGAAGATCCTCATCGACACCACCAAGGGCCGGGAGAAGGTTCACATCTGGGGGCTCAACGGCACTCAGGAAATCCTGGTCGATTCCACCGCCGCCGCCGAACAGATACGGCTCACAGACAAGGCCGGTCAGGTGGTGCGCATGAACGCCGCGCCCGGCCAGGAGAGCATCAGCGCCACCGATAAGTCCGGCAGCCTCGTGTTCATGGATGGGGTGGCCGGAAACATCATCATTCGCTCGACGAACACCGTCTTGATCAACACCTGA
- a CDS encoding DUF1353 domain-containing protein yields the protein MSAQTKTLFSGTALGLSGPLRVEILPNGMTARLTQPFRVRTGAGRIIEVPAGFETDFASVPRLFWRVVPPWGRYSPAAVVHDYLYHTGKVSRLAADRLFLELMAALGVPLWKRQVMYWAVRLGGWLAWDASRKREAEHA from the coding sequence ATGAGCGCCCAAACCAAGACCCTGTTTTCCGGCACCGCGCTGGGTCTCTCCGGACCGCTTCGGGTGGAGATCTTGCCCAATGGAATGACCGCGAGGCTGACCCAGCCGTTCCGTGTCCGCACCGGCGCTGGCCGCATCATCGAAGTGCCCGCCGGGTTCGAGACCGACTTCGCCTCGGTGCCGCGCCTGTTCTGGCGCGTGGTGCCGCCCTGGGGACGATATTCCCCGGCGGCCGTCGTTCACGACTATCTCTACCACACCGGCAAGGTCTCGCGGCTTGCTGCCGACCGCCTCTTTCTCGAACTGATGGCGGCCCTGGGCGTGCCTCTGTGGAAAAGGCAGGTCATGTATTGGGCGGTTCGTCTGGGCGGCTGGCTGGCCTGGGACGCCAGTCGAAAGCGGGAGGCGGAGCATGCTTGA
- a CDS encoding YcbK family protein — protein sequence MGDLSKNFNRSEFACKGKNCCGHSAAVHPDLVDALQTLRDRIGKPLSITSGFRCNRHNKAVGGAEQSFHTLGMAADVSCPAGVSPEALAVIAEEIPLFREGGIGVYASWVHLDVRQSGKARWRS from the coding sequence ATGGGTGATCTCAGCAAGAATTTCAACCGTTCGGAATTCGCCTGCAAGGGCAAAAACTGCTGCGGCCATTCGGCTGCGGTCCATCCCGACCTGGTCGACGCCCTGCAGACCCTGCGCGACCGCATCGGCAAACCGCTGTCCATCACCAGCGGCTTTCGCTGCAACCGACACAACAAGGCGGTGGGCGGCGCGGAACAGAGTTTCCACACGCTGGGCATGGCGGCCGACGTGAGCTGTCCCGCTGGCGTTTCGCCTGAAGCACTGGCGGTCATCGCCGAGGAGATCCCTCTCTTCCGCGAGGGCGGCATCGGGGTCTACGCCTCCTGGGTTCATCTCGACGTGCGCCAGTCGGGCAAGGCGAGGTGGCGGTCATGA
- a CDS encoding phage late control D family protein, with translation MDLDTFKPTFLIQIEGQDLSKDITQEITSFVFTDNEEELDVLELSVTDRNLQFVDDPLFQEGNEIVARFGYVGNLSPRKKAVIKDIDYDFPENGDPTIRIKAYDKGFKLAGKENQKVWQKPAPGILYSEIAEQVAAANGLTPVVTATKGTHLRVTQSNISDAQFLKELAEKARDRDGDGVSGYVFYIQDDELHFHPRELDQTPLLTLEYFTDTKGLLRSFRPSTQSQGAKGAGVETKTVGVDPRKKDVVEHKANNATTPERTALGKQTYLVDGNTGEGSFKEQETGQIVPCFDRSEGFHEEPRQEPAQDSAEGKFREAELRQVEADAATIGIPQLRAKKNVEIKGVGQKFSGIYYCHSVRHSISSAGYLCELKLKKNALGKGAGDKSAESQGKPNDKEAPPTPQNEPPAMVTIDADSGAVTQGGGNG, from the coding sequence ATGGATCTGGATACCTTCAAGCCGACATTTCTGATTCAGATCGAGGGGCAAGACCTCTCGAAGGACATCACCCAGGAGATCACCTCGTTCGTTTTCACCGACAACGAGGAGGAGTTGGATGTCCTCGAACTGTCGGTGACCGACCGCAACCTGCAGTTCGTCGACGATCCGCTGTTCCAGGAAGGCAACGAGATCGTGGCCCGCTTCGGCTACGTGGGGAACCTCTCTCCGCGCAAGAAAGCGGTCATCAAGGACATCGATTACGACTTCCCGGAAAACGGCGATCCGACCATCCGCATCAAGGCCTACGACAAGGGCTTCAAACTCGCGGGCAAGGAAAACCAGAAGGTCTGGCAAAAACCTGCTCCCGGCATCCTCTATTCGGAAATCGCCGAACAAGTCGCCGCCGCCAACGGCCTCACGCCGGTGGTCACGGCCACCAAGGGGACCCATCTCCGCGTCACCCAGAGCAACATCTCGGACGCCCAGTTCCTCAAGGAGCTGGCGGAAAAGGCCCGCGACCGCGATGGCGACGGCGTCAGCGGCTATGTCTTCTACATCCAGGACGACGAACTCCATTTCCATCCCCGCGAACTCGACCAAACGCCGCTGCTGACCCTCGAATATTTCACCGACACCAAGGGCCTGCTGCGCTCGTTCCGCCCCAGCACCCAATCCCAGGGAGCCAAGGGCGCGGGTGTCGAGACCAAGACGGTCGGCGTCGACCCGCGCAAGAAGGACGTAGTCGAGCACAAGGCCAACAACGCCACCACGCCCGAGCGGACGGCCCTGGGCAAGCAGACCTATCTGGTCGACGGCAACACCGGCGAAGGCAGCTTCAAGGAACAGGAGACGGGGCAGATCGTGCCCTGCTTCGACCGTTCCGAAGGCTTTCACGAAGAGCCGCGCCAGGAGCCCGCCCAGGACAGCGCCGAAGGCAAGTTCCGCGAGGCCGAGCTGCGCCAGGTCGAGGCGGACGCCGCCACCATTGGCATTCCCCAGCTACGCGCCAAGAAAAACGTCGAGATCAAGGGCGTGGGCCAGAAGTTTTCCGGCATCTACTACTGCCACTCGGTGCGCCACAGCATCAGCAGCGCAGGCTATCTCTGCGAACTCAAACTCAAGAAGAACGCCCTCGGCAAGGGCGCGGGCGACAAGTCCGCCGAGTCCCAGGGCAAACCCAACGACAAGGAGGCCCCGCCCACGCCGCAAAACGAGCCGCCAGCCATGGTGACCATCGACGCGGACTCCGGCGCGGTCACACAAGGAGGCGGCAATGGGTGA
- a CDS encoding LysM peptidoglycan-binding domain-containing protein has protein sequence MIGRDSRYARCVLYRDSDGTSLGMRQRIDTTPRHDDRLHTVVEGDRLDLLAHRYLGDARLWWIICDYNDLFFPLALEPGLALRIPSREHVQMRLLD, from the coding sequence ATGATCGGCCGCGATTCCCGATACGCCCGCTGCGTTCTCTACCGGGACAGCGACGGCACCTCCCTCGGCATGCGCCAGCGCATCGACACCACCCCCAGACACGACGACCGCCTGCACACCGTGGTCGAGGGCGACCGCCTGGATCTGCTCGCGCACCGCTATCTGGGTGACGCCAGGCTCTGGTGGATCATCTGCGACTACAACGACCTCTTTTTCCCGTTGGCGCTCGAGCCGGGTCTGGCGCTGCGCATTCCCTCCCGCGAACACGTCCAGATGCGCCTGCTCGACTGA
- a CDS encoding DUF4406 domain-containing protein, whose protein sequence is MKRIFVCSPFAGDIARNVKVAEALCRRVMRNGHAPFAPHLLYPTFTDDSVPEQRETGIACGLAYMECCDEVWAFTGNGISSGMRLELDRAGQLGKPIIEIA, encoded by the coding sequence ATGAAACGCATCTTTGTCTGCAGCCCGTTCGCGGGTGACATAGCCCGAAACGTGAAGGTCGCCGAGGCGCTTTGCCGACGGGTCATGAGAAACGGTCACGCGCCGTTCGCGCCGCACCTGTTGTATCCAACCTTCACCGATGACAGCGTTCCCGAGCAGCGGGAGACTGGCATCGCCTGCGGCCTGGCCTACATGGAATGTTGCGACGAGGTGTGGGCGTTCACCGGCAACGGCATTTCCAGCGGCATGCGGCTGGAACTCGACCGGGCCGGACAACTGGGCAAGCCGATCATCGAGATCGCCTAG
- a CDS encoding phage tail protein, translating into MPKSLYQNWQFAIEVNGFDVALFHKGQEPQTEFEEVAFAPAGSMFDQKVAGRVKFEDITLEKGNLQDGSDEAAREWIKKQVDVNAVTGGLPADYMRDIDVVRYDRTGNETRRWTLHGAWVKALEYDELEGGNTENTIEKLTICFQYWT; encoded by the coding sequence ATGCCCAAGAGCCTTTACCAGAACTGGCAGTTCGCCATCGAGGTAAACGGCTTCGACGTGGCCCTGTTCCACAAGGGACAGGAGCCCCAAACAGAATTCGAGGAAGTGGCCTTTGCCCCGGCTGGTTCGATGTTCGACCAGAAGGTGGCGGGCCGGGTCAAGTTCGAGGACATCACCCTCGAGAAAGGCAACCTGCAGGACGGCTCCGACGAGGCGGCCCGCGAATGGATCAAGAAACAGGTGGACGTGAACGCCGTCACCGGCGGCCTTCCGGCCGACTACATGCGCGACATCGACGTTGTCCGCTACGACCGCACCGGCAACGAGACCCGCCGCTGGACCCTGCACGGGGCCTGGGTGAAGGCGCTCGAATACGACGAGCTCGAGGGCGGCAACACCGAGAACACCATCGAGAAGCTCACCATCTGCTTCCAATACTGGACCTAA
- a CDS encoding phage tail sheath C-terminal domain-containing protein: MPTYLSPGIYTRETDFSFYVKQISTSSAAMVGVAEKGPINKPVLVTSWEQFINRFGSYINESYLAYAARAFFDNGGSVLYVTRIAHLTDPTDRDTLTALKASVVLQNREATPADTLRIESVNEGVWGDRLSVSIEDGSLDPANHFNLVVRHKGDVVEVFKDLSMDETLPNHVELAINDRSDFILVQDLAAVMGTPGDRPALGVFTLSGGDNGLTDLADADFIGDPSQHTGLYGFDEIDALNLLMVPGVTTVPVINAGIAYAEGRKDLLFIADTPMHLEPLEAVDFRKGQGMYSHAAFNSSYAALYYPWLEISDPVNSRKKLVPPCGAVAGCIARSDQKTNVWNAPAGIDRGRIFNTLSLAYKTSRGERDVLYPEGINVIAVFPDTGINIWGQKTLQSQPSAVDRINVRRLMMFMEEAISESSRFVVFEPNHPQTWRALGRLINPFLQDIKDKGGLYDFAFQCDEETNTPAVIDRNEMVARVFVKPTKTAEFIELNFILTSTGADFKEII; this comes from the coding sequence ATGCCGACCTATCTATCCCCCGGGATTTACACCCGGGAAACGGACTTCAGTTTCTATGTGAAGCAGATCTCGACCTCGTCGGCCGCCATGGTCGGGGTGGCCGAGAAAGGCCCGATCAACAAGCCCGTACTGGTGACGAGCTGGGAACAGTTCATCAACCGTTTCGGCTCTTATATCAACGAGAGCTATCTGGCCTACGCCGCCCGGGCATTTTTCGACAACGGCGGCTCGGTCCTCTATGTCACCCGCATCGCCCATCTGACCGACCCCACCGACCGGGACACCCTGACGGCGCTCAAGGCATCCGTCGTCCTGCAGAACCGGGAGGCCACGCCTGCCGATACCCTGCGGATCGAGTCCGTGAACGAAGGCGTCTGGGGCGACCGGCTCTCCGTCTCCATCGAGGATGGCTCCCTTGACCCGGCCAACCATTTCAACCTGGTGGTCCGGCACAAAGGCGATGTGGTCGAGGTGTTCAAGGATCTGAGCATGGACGAGACGCTGCCGAACCATGTGGAGCTGGCGATCAACGACCGCTCGGATTTCATCCTCGTCCAGGATCTGGCCGCAGTAATGGGAACGCCCGGCGACCGTCCGGCATTGGGGGTGTTCACGCTCAGCGGCGGCGACAACGGGCTGACCGATCTGGCCGATGCGGACTTCATCGGCGATCCCTCGCAGCATACCGGCCTCTATGGCTTTGACGAGATCGACGCCCTGAACCTGCTGATGGTCCCCGGCGTCACCACGGTGCCGGTGATCAACGCCGGAATCGCCTATGCCGAGGGGCGCAAGGATCTGCTGTTCATCGCCGACACGCCCATGCATCTGGAGCCGCTCGAAGCGGTCGACTTCCGCAAGGGACAAGGGATGTACAGCCACGCGGCATTCAACTCCTCCTACGCGGCGCTCTACTACCCCTGGCTGGAGATCAGCGATCCGGTCAACTCGCGCAAGAAGCTGGTGCCGCCCTGCGGCGCGGTGGCGGGCTGCATCGCCCGCAGCGACCAGAAGACCAACGTCTGGAACGCGCCCGCCGGTATCGACCGTGGCCGCATCTTCAACACGCTCTCCCTGGCCTACAAGACCAGCCGTGGCGAGCGCGATGTGCTCTATCCGGAAGGGATCAACGTCATCGCCGTGTTCCCCGACACCGGCATCAACATCTGGGGCCAAAAGACACTGCAGAGCCAGCCCTCGGCCGTGGACCGCATCAACGTCCGCCGCCTGATGATGTTCATGGAGGAAGCCATCTCGGAATCCTCCCGCTTCGTGGTGTTCGAGCCGAACCATCCCCAGACCTGGCGTGCCCTCGGCCGCCTGATCAACCCCTTCCTGCAGGACATCAAGGACAAGGGCGGCCTCTACGACTTCGCCTTTCAGTGCGACGAGGAGACCAACACCCCGGCGGTCATCGACCGCAACGAAATGGTGGCCCGCGTGTTCGTCAAGCCGACCAAGACGGCGGAGTTTATCGAGCTGAACTTCATCCTGACCAGCACCGGCGCGGACTTCAAAGAAATCATCTAA
- a CDS encoding HK97-fold major capsid protein, protein MKTNQLKIHSQEYMETMARLMSEALESPEGMRALAAAIAAPIEQEIKRKEISSLLLTKHTLPKGERPVYQKKPTVKAHWISKDGDAQEQEVGKDEVEFPTNRIHSNPMVDVSVLKNGNIGTLMDIQTSAADAIRKEMDRRTISVLSSAIPAANTIEVTGDLLTEDALNEAISIIEDLELSVKYIVMRGRRFNDMRGWNLDPQTKLELRQKGVIKNYGTGGILLTASMPLDEIIIVPDEEVGKMPVRENLKTESIDQKTRFKTGWLVWSEIGQGITRPDIMAKVKLVP, encoded by the coding sequence ATGAAAACCAATCAGTTGAAGATCCATTCCCAGGAATACATGGAAACCATGGCGCGGCTCATGAGCGAGGCTCTCGAGTCGCCCGAAGGCATGCGGGCGCTTGCCGCCGCCATCGCCGCGCCCATCGAACAGGAGATCAAGCGCAAGGAGATCTCCTCGCTGCTGCTCACCAAGCACACGTTGCCCAAGGGCGAACGTCCGGTCTACCAGAAGAAACCGACCGTCAAGGCCCACTGGATCAGCAAGGACGGCGACGCCCAGGAGCAGGAGGTGGGCAAGGACGAGGTCGAGTTCCCCACCAACCGCATCCACTCCAACCCGATGGTGGACGTTTCCGTCCTCAAAAACGGCAACATCGGCACGCTGATGGACATTCAGACCAGCGCCGCCGACGCCATCCGCAAGGAGATGGACCGCCGCACCATTTCGGTGCTGTCCTCGGCCATCCCGGCGGCCAACACCATCGAGGTCACCGGCGACCTGCTCACCGAGGATGCACTGAACGAGGCCATCTCGATCATCGAGGATCTGGAGCTGTCGGTGAAGTACATCGTCATGCGCGGCCGCCGTTTCAACGACATGCGCGGCTGGAACCTCGATCCCCAGACCAAGCTCGAGCTGCGTCAGAAGGGCGTCATCAAGAACTACGGCACCGGCGGCATTCTGTTGACGGCCTCCATGCCGCTGGACGAGATCATCATCGTCCCGGATGAAGAGGTCGGAAAGATGCCGGTGCGCGAAAACCTGAAGACGGAGTCCATCGATCAGAAGACCCGCTTCAAGACCGGCTGGTTGGTGTGGTCCGAGATCGGTCAGGGCATTACCCGCCCCGACATCATGGCCAAGGTCAAACTGGTTCCGTAA
- a CDS encoding DNA adenine methylase: MELFATDLERLAFLLEADAALTLDPDTLGSEAAEQSAPEELPPEKRPKYITNYIGSKQKLVDWIWKHTPEGTGTVLDAFSGSAVVAYMYKTKGLQVIANDRLRYCHHAAKAIIENNSVRLSEDEIEALLADNAKAGSFVQDNFKGIFFAKGVHALIDTIRANCDKLSGFKKDIALFGLGKTCMSGKGGFGHFSSSTDYGRRQDTPDEFKDRLRKNLQRINALVFDNDKENKAYRQDINDLLPKAKADLAYFDPPYATEFSTTNYERAYHFVEGLMTYWEGLEIKADTKVKYYETDHKTVTKANANEFFQTFLGNAKHIPHWLISYRDHAYPNEQEMKRIIGSFGKQSRMRSKDHHYAITSKLGEASNAKERLFVCAPGAKASAEREEKPVPMAAAANFHTSIPVDIQLGEGERLTTEAMDVGSAGDPQFSFVLCRTGTNKNGDHFTAEELSGRHMTAVNKKVDLQHSQEFNDIVGGIVAADYLEDDNGGRVECVGELYVHDTPAARLAYKLMKRGIISQVSMECDYQEGECSVCHKRFQNKADYCTHLRKFKGRDFNGQPVFEILHGVTFTGLGLLDRKGADENARILQVASLQSQPDQSQPEGDSTMEDKTKPTEDPAAKTESDAAKKKPAQQEGDPARVSDLEKENRQLKAQVAELQKRVQELEAEQKAAACRSRAKKLLTRLEKQGLSFASDEDREAELKRLAELSDEAFAATEAAYERLPKSAKADKDKEEKPADSDQGGKPAAKASTETPLRSDAGVRPHDVDDRKVSLEDRLRDGFMAAYRNRVGEDSPEHSQINA, translated from the coding sequence ATGGAACTGTTCGCCACAGACCTGGAAAGGCTGGCGTTTCTACTGGAGGCCGATGCGGCGCTGACTCTCGATCCCGACACGCTCGGGTCCGAGGCCGCCGAACAGTCCGCTCCTGAAGAGCTCCCTCCCGAGAAGCGCCCCAAGTACATCACCAACTACATCGGCAGTAAGCAGAAGCTCGTCGACTGGATCTGGAAGCATACCCCGGAGGGCACTGGCACGGTGCTGGATGCCTTTTCGGGGTCTGCGGTCGTGGCCTACATGTACAAGACCAAGGGCCTCCAGGTCATCGCCAACGACCGGCTCCGCTACTGCCACCATGCGGCCAAGGCGATCATCGAGAACAACTCGGTTCGCCTGAGCGAGGACGAGATCGAGGCACTCCTGGCCGACAACGCCAAGGCGGGCAGCTTCGTTCAGGACAACTTCAAGGGCATTTTCTTCGCCAAGGGCGTCCATGCGCTGATCGACACCATCCGCGCCAACTGCGACAAGCTCTCCGGCTTCAAGAAAGACATCGCCCTGTTCGGCCTCGGCAAGACCTGCATGAGCGGCAAGGGTGGCTTCGGCCACTTCTCGTCGTCCACCGATTATGGCCGCCGCCAGGACACCCCCGACGAGTTCAAGGATCGCTTGCGCAAGAACCTGCAGCGTATCAACGCCCTGGTTTTCGACAACGACAAGGAGAACAAGGCATACCGGCAGGACATCAACGACCTGCTGCCGAAAGCCAAGGCGGATCTGGCCTACTTCGATCCGCCCTACGCCACCGAGTTTTCGACCACCAACTACGAGCGGGCCTACCACTTCGTGGAGGGGCTCATGACCTATTGGGAAGGGCTCGAAATCAAGGCCGACACCAAGGTCAAGTATTACGAGACCGACCACAAGACCGTCACCAAGGCCAACGCCAACGAGTTCTTCCAGACCTTTCTCGGTAATGCAAAGCACATCCCGCACTGGCTGATCTCCTACCGCGATCACGCCTATCCCAACGAGCAGGAGATGAAGCGGATCATCGGCTCCTTCGGCAAGCAGAGCCGGATGAGGTCCAAGGATCACCACTACGCCATCACCTCCAAGCTCGGTGAGGCTTCCAACGCCAAGGAGCGTCTGTTCGTCTGCGCTCCCGGGGCCAAGGCCAGCGCCGAGCGGGAGGAAAAACCCGTTCCGATGGCCGCCGCAGCGAACTTCCACACCAGCATCCCCGTGGACATCCAGCTGGGCGAAGGCGAACGCCTCACGACCGAGGCCATGGATGTCGGCTCGGCGGGCGACCCCCAATTCAGCTTCGTGCTCTGTCGCACCGGCACCAACAAGAACGGCGACCACTTCACCGCCGAGGAGTTGTCCGGTCGGCATATGACGGCCGTGAACAAGAAGGTCGATCTGCAACATTCGCAGGAGTTCAACGACATCGTGGGCGGCATCGTCGCCGCCGACTACCTGGAGGACGACAACGGCGGCCGCGTGGAATGCGTCGGTGAGCTGTACGTCCACGACACCCCGGCCGCCCGGCTGGCCTACAAGCTGATGAAGCGCGGGATCATCTCCCAGGTCTCCATGGAATGCGACTACCAGGAAGGCGAATGTTCGGTCTGCCACAAGCGCTTCCAGAACAAGGCCGACTACTGCACCCACCTGCGCAAATTCAAGGGCCGTGATTTCAACGGCCAACCCGTTTTCGAGATTCTGCACGGCGTCACTTTCACCGGACTGGGACTGCTCGACCGCAAAGGCGCGGACGAGAACGCCAGGATTCTGCAGGTGGCGTCCCTTCAGAGCCAGCCCGACCAATCCCAACCCGAAGGAGATTCCACGATGGAAGACAAAACCAAACCTACCGAAGACCCGGCCGCCAAGACTGAATCTGACGCGGCCAAGAAGAAACCGGCCCAGCAGGAAGGCGATCCTGCCCGCGTTTCCGACCTGGAAAAGGAAAACCGGCAGCTCAAGGCCCAGGTCGCCGAGCTGCAGAAGCGCGTCCAGGAATTGGAAGCCGAACAAAAGGCGGCCGCTTGCCGCTCCCGGGCCAAAAAACTGCTCACCCGGCTGGAGAAGCAGGGGCTCTCCTTTGCGTCCGATGAGGACCGGGAAGCCGAGCTGAAACGCCTGGCCGAACTGTCCGACGAAGCCTTCGCCGCCACCGAAGCCGCTTATGAGCGCCTGCCCAAGTCGGCCAAGGCGGACAAGGACAAGGAAGAGAAACCCGCTGACAGCGACCAGGGCGGCAAGCCCGCCGCCAAGGCATCGACGGAAACCCCGCTGCGCAGCGACGCCGGTGTCAGGCCCCACGATGTGGACGACCGCAAGGTGTCGCTCGAGGACCGTCTGCGCGACGGGTTCATGGCCGCTTACCGCAACCGTGTCGGCGAGGACTCTCCCGAACACTCGCAAATCAACGCATAA
- a CDS encoding helix-turn-helix domain-containing protein: MEVAEIWLENRPGIRYFLLSCFITEFRKAVTDMEPQDKWLTIEELSGYLKMSRSKLYQMAQKGELPGSKIGTQWRFDRDRIDAWMNEKMSAPSKRKTGAQHA; encoded by the coding sequence ATGGAAGTTGCCGAGATTTGGCTTGAAAATCGGCCTGGTATTCGTTATTTTCTATTATCATGTTTTATTACAGAATTCAGAAAAGCGGTGACTGACATGGAACCACAAGACAAATGGCTGACCATCGAGGAGCTTTCCGGTTATCTGAAGATGAGCCGCAGCAAGCTCTACCAGATGGCCCAGAAAGGCGAGCTGCCCGGTTCCAAGATCGGAACCCAGTGGCGGTTCGACCGGGACCGGATCGATGCGTGGATGAACGAAAAAATGAGCGCACCAAGCAAACGAAAAACGGGGGCTCAACATGCCTGA